One stretch of Streptomyces sp. NBC_01142 DNA includes these proteins:
- a CDS encoding CGNR zinc finger domain-containing protein → MPAMSDPRPLTGEPVSLDLLNTQWMQDGVRQDLLTGVDGLLIWLTANGLAERFTADAATLERTVTARGALAALVDSPGDPTATARVDEVLGHGRIRAKLTTDGPGEEAEFADPAWGPGWLAARGHLDLLRTAPDRIRACAHGACILHFFDTSRNGTRRWCSMAQCGNRAKASRHYARSRED, encoded by the coding sequence ATGCCCGCCATGTCCGATCCGCGGCCGCTCACCGGTGAGCCGGTCTCCCTCGACCTGCTCAACACCCAGTGGATGCAGGACGGCGTGCGCCAGGACCTGCTGACCGGGGTCGACGGGCTGCTCATCTGGCTGACGGCCAACGGCCTCGCGGAACGGTTCACCGCGGACGCGGCCACCCTGGAACGGACCGTGACCGCCCGCGGCGCGCTCGCCGCACTCGTCGACAGCCCCGGCGACCCGACCGCGACCGCCCGCGTCGACGAGGTGCTCGGACATGGGCGCATCCGCGCCAAACTCACCACAGACGGTCCCGGCGAGGAGGCGGAGTTCGCCGACCCGGCCTGGGGCCCCGGCTGGCTTGCCGCCCGCGGCCATCTGGATCTGCTGCGCACGGCGCCGGACCGGATCCGCGCCTGCGCCCATGGGGCGTGCATCCTGCACTTCTTCGACACCTCGCGGAACGGCACCCGCCGCTGGTGCTCCATGGCGCAGTGCGGCAACCGCGCGAAGGCGTCCCGGCACTACGCCCGCAGCCGCGAGGACTGA